The following proteins come from a genomic window of Oncorhynchus masou masou isolate Uvic2021 chromosome 25, UVic_Omas_1.1, whole genome shotgun sequence:
- the egr3 gene encoding early growth response protein 3, with protein sequence MTGKLADKLPLTMSSLINTIPDSLYPEEDIPTSMNIFTNTDSINHYSQMNTDNIMDLGMGSDKGTAEIQYGSSFQSNRSGQTVTYLGKFAFDTPPSGGIGGSGWCSDNNIISLVSAGILGVSPSPGNITTQTSSSGASMGGQSSDMEQVYGPPLPAYSTCSELYQDQVSFHHSPATSTALGYPGNDYHTTSKPSMDGSLFSMIPDYNLFHHQGEVGVMEHKPFQSMDPIRVNPPPITPLETIRAFKDKQQIHPGFIGGQQLAPQHHQPPQTLTLKPIRPRKYPNRPSKTPVHERPHACPAENCDRRFSRSDELTRHLRIHTGHKPFQCRICMRSFSRSDHLTTHIRTHTGEKPFSCEFCGRKFARSDERKRHAKVHLKQKDKKPADKGSGAAGSHSSPPSSCGGSGGPSGGNIMTVTTCA encoded by the exons ATGACAGGGAAACTAGCGGACAAGCTCCCTCTTACCATGAGCAGTTTAATAAACACGATTCCTGACAGTCTTTACCCAGAAGAGGACATTCCGACGTCTATGAACATTTTCACCAATACGGATTCTATAAACCACTACTCGCAAATGAATACAG ATAATATCATGGATCTGGGGATGGGAAGTGATAAGGGAACCGCAGAGATCCAGTATGGCTCCAGCTTCCAGTCAAACCGCAGTGGGCAGACCGTCACCTATCTGGGGAAGTTTGCCTTCGACACTCCTCCGTCGGGGGGAATCGGGGGCTCCGGCTGGTGTTCAGACAACAATATCATTAGTTTAGTAAGTGCTGGCATCCTGGGTGTCTCCCCGTCGCCTGGCAACATCACCACACAGACGTCGTCCTCTGGGGCCAGCATGGGCGGCCAGTCCTCAGACATGGAGCAAGTGTACGGTCCACCACTGCCCGCCTATTCCACCTGCAGCGAGCTATACCAGGACCAGGTCTCCTtccaccacagccctgccaccaGCACTGCCCTCGGCTACCCCGGCAATGACTATCACACCACCTCCAAGCCCTCCATGGACGGGAGCCTTTTCTCCATGATCCCAGATTACAACCTCTTCCATCATCAGGGTGAGGTTGGTGTGATGGAGCACAAGCCCTTCCAGTCCATGGACCCAATTAGAGTCAACCCCCCACCTATCACACCACTTGAGACCATTCGAGCATTCAAAGACAAGCAGCAGATTCATCCAGGTTTCATTGGCGGGCAGCAGCTTGCTCCTCAACACCACCAGCCACCACAGACGCTAACACTCAAACCAATCCGACCACGGAAGTACCCAAACCGACCCAGCAAAACCCCTGTGCATGAGCGGCCACATGCCTGCCCAGCAGAAAACTGTGACAGACGCTTCTCCCGTTCAGATGAACTGACACGCCACCTCCGCATCCACACGGGTCACAAACCCTTCCAGTGCCGCATATGCATGCGCTCCTTCAGCCGAAGTGACCACCTGACCACCCACATCCGCACGCACACGGGCGAGAAGCCCTTCTCCTGTGAATTCTGTGGACGCAAGTTTGCCCGGAGTGACGAGCGCAAGAGACATGCCAAAGTTCACCTCAAGCAGAAAGACAAGAAGCCGGCTGACAAGGGGAGTGGGGCAGCTGGCAGCCACAGCTCACCCCCCAGTTCCTGTGGTGGCAGTGGTGGGCCCAGCGGTGGCAACATCATGACTGTCACTACCTGTGCTTAG